The Nocardioides panzhihuensis genome has a segment encoding these proteins:
- the moaC gene encoding cyclic pyranopterin monophosphate synthase MoaC — protein sequence MAASEPRLTHVDETGAARMVDVSEKAVTARAATASGRVLVSPEVIELLRGDGVPKGDALAVARIAGIMGAKKTPDLIPLCHPLAVSGVKVELSVADDAVEITATVKTTDRTGVEMEAMTAVAVAGLTVVDMIKAVDKRAVITDIRVETKTGGKSGAFQR from the coding sequence ATGGCCGCCAGCGAGCCCCGGCTCACTCACGTCGACGAGACCGGCGCCGCCCGGATGGTCGACGTCTCCGAGAAGGCGGTCACCGCCCGCGCTGCCACGGCGTCCGGACGTGTTCTGGTCTCACCTGAGGTCATCGAGCTGCTCCGCGGCGACGGCGTACCCAAGGGTGACGCGCTCGCCGTCGCCCGCATCGCCGGGATCATGGGTGCCAAGAAGACCCCCGACCTGATCCCGCTGTGCCACCCGTTGGCGGTCTCGGGCGTCAAGGTCGAGCTGAGCGTCGCCGACGACGCCGTCGAGATCACCGCGACCGTGAAGACCACCGACCGCACCGGTGTCGAGATGGAGGCGATGACCGCCGTCGCTGTCGCCGGTCTGACCGTGGTCGACATGATCAAGGCCGTCGACAAGCGAGCGGTCATCACCGATATCCGGGTCGAGACCAAGACCGGCGGAAAGTCAGGAGCTTTCCAGCGATGA
- a CDS encoding 5-formyltetrahydrofolate cyclo-ligase, with protein sequence MGRKTALRDQLLTTRGRIGLPGLGSLARSLAQVVIEIPEVRRAASVALYVSIGTEPGTGPLLDELDAAGKRVLLPCLLPDNDLDWAAYDGELVRAPRGLLEPGGERLGVSAIAGADVVLVPGLAVDLQGHRMGRGGGSYDRILARVPAGTLTCVLLYPWEIGVSVPVEPHDQAVGAAASAEGMQRFS encoded by the coding sequence GTGGGGCGCAAGACTGCCTTACGAGACCAGCTGCTCACCACTCGGGGCCGCATCGGGCTCCCCGGGCTCGGTTCGCTCGCGCGTTCGCTGGCGCAAGTGGTCATCGAAATTCCAGAGGTACGCCGCGCCGCATCCGTCGCGCTCTACGTCTCGATCGGCACCGAACCGGGCACCGGACCGCTTCTCGACGAGCTGGACGCGGCCGGAAAACGTGTCCTGCTCCCCTGTCTGCTGCCGGACAACGATCTGGACTGGGCCGCCTACGACGGCGAGCTGGTCCGGGCGCCCCGCGGGCTGCTGGAGCCCGGTGGGGAGCGGTTGGGCGTCTCCGCGATCGCCGGCGCTGACGTCGTACTGGTCCCGGGTCTTGCCGTCGACCTGCAGGGCCATCGAATGGGACGGGGCGGCGGCTCCTACGACCGCATCCTCGCTCGGGTGCCGGCTGGGACGCTCACCTGCGTACTCCTCTATCCGTGGGAGATCGGTGTCTCGGTGCCCGTGGAGCCCCATGACCAGGCTGTGGGAGCGGCCGCGAGCGCGGAGGGAATGCAGCGCTTCTCCTAG
- a CDS encoding UTP--glucose-1-phosphate uridylyltransferase, with protein MGSPGLAKAMAKMRDAGVEDVAVQTFAHYYRQLEHGETGMIPEDAIEPVDIPSISDAEVTDEEAHAAISTTAVIKLNGGLGTSMGMDRAKSLLCVRKGLSFLDVIARQVLHMREKYDVRLPLLLMNSFRTSEDSLAALERYHDLPVEGLPLEFLQNREPRLLVDDLSPVEWPKDPELEWCPPGHGDIYTALLDTGLLDLLIEQGYERVFVSNSDNLGAVPDEKVAGWFAKSGAPFAIEAVRRTPSDRKGGHFARRRSDGRLILRETAQTRDEDKVALQDLSRHKYCSTNNIWFDLKALKKVLTERDGILGLPLIRNEKTVDPADPKTPKVVQIETAMGAAIEVFEGSQLIEVTRDRFVPVKTTNDLLVLRSDVYDIGDDFVLDQVAEVVPFIDLDSDYYKYVSTFDERFPEGAPSLRKASALTINGDWTFGKGVQVIGAVSLDGANAERVAPATVLSD; from the coding sequence ATGGGTAGCCCAGGTTTGGCCAAGGCAATGGCGAAGATGCGCGATGCCGGCGTGGAAGACGTCGCCGTGCAGACATTCGCACATTACTACCGCCAGCTCGAGCACGGCGAGACCGGCATGATCCCGGAGGACGCGATCGAGCCGGTCGACATCCCGTCGATCAGCGACGCCGAGGTCACCGACGAGGAGGCGCACGCCGCCATCTCGACCACCGCGGTGATCAAGCTCAACGGCGGCCTCGGCACCTCGATGGGCATGGACCGCGCGAAGTCGCTGCTGTGCGTGCGCAAGGGTCTGAGCTTCCTGGACGTGATCGCCCGCCAGGTCCTGCACATGCGCGAGAAGTACGACGTCCGCCTCCCGCTGCTGCTGATGAACTCCTTCCGCACCTCCGAGGACAGCCTGGCCGCGCTCGAGCGCTACCACGACCTGCCGGTCGAGGGTCTGCCGCTGGAGTTCCTGCAGAACCGCGAGCCGCGGCTGCTCGTCGACGACCTGTCCCCGGTCGAGTGGCCCAAGGACCCCGAGCTCGAGTGGTGCCCGCCGGGCCACGGCGACATCTACACCGCGCTGCTCGACACCGGGCTCCTCGACCTGCTCATCGAGCAGGGCTACGAGCGGGTCTTCGTCTCCAACTCCGACAACCTCGGCGCCGTCCCCGACGAGAAGGTCGCCGGCTGGTTCGCGAAGAGCGGAGCTCCCTTCGCGATCGAGGCCGTACGCCGCACCCCGAGCGACCGCAAGGGCGGTCACTTTGCGCGCCGCAGGTCCGACGGCCGGCTCATCCTGCGAGAGACCGCGCAGACTCGCGACGAGGACAAGGTGGCGCTGCAGGACCTCAGCCGCCACAAGTACTGCTCGACCAACAACATCTGGTTCGACCTCAAGGCGCTCAAGAAGGTCCTGACCGAGCGCGACGGCATCCTCGGACTGCCGCTGATCCGCAACGAGAAGACCGTCGATCCCGCCGACCCGAAGACCCCGAAGGTCGTCCAGATCGAGACCGCCATGGGGGCCGCGATCGAGGTCTTCGAGGGCTCGCAGCTGATCGAGGTCACGCGCGACCGGTTCGTACCGGTCAAGACGACCAACGACCTGCTCGTCCTCCGCTCCGACGTCTATGACATCGGCGACGACTTCGTGCTCGACCAGGTCGCCGAGGTGGTGCCGTTCATCGACCTGGACAGCGACTACTACAAGTACGTCTCGACCTTTGACGAGCGCTTCCCCGAGGGCGCCCCGTCGTTGCGCAAGGCGTCCGCGCTGACCATCAACGGCGACTGGACCTTCGGCAAGGGCGTCCAGGTGATCGGCGCGGTCTCGCTCGACGGCGCCAACGCCGAACGGGTCGCGCCCGCCACGGTCCTCTCCGACTGA
- a CDS encoding MogA/MoaB family molybdenum cofactor biosynthesis protein, with protein sequence MSLSATVVVASNRAAAGVYEDTTGPLLVAFLEELGFEVGPPEVVRDGDPVGEAIARAAEAGARVVLTTGGTGLTPTDRTPEVTRPLLDREIPGIAEGIRAAGVAKGIPTALLSRGLAGQIGACVVVNLPGSRGGVKDAIDVLRPVLPHAVEQSVGSDH encoded by the coding sequence ATGAGTCTCAGCGCGACCGTCGTCGTGGCCTCCAACCGCGCCGCGGCCGGTGTCTACGAGGACACCACCGGGCCGCTCCTGGTCGCCTTCCTGGAAGAGCTCGGCTTCGAGGTCGGGCCACCCGAGGTCGTACGCGACGGCGACCCGGTCGGCGAGGCGATCGCCCGCGCCGCCGAGGCGGGGGCACGGGTCGTCCTCACCACCGGCGGCACCGGGCTGACCCCCACCGACCGCACCCCCGAGGTCACCCGTCCGCTGCTCGACCGCGAGATCCCCGGCATCGCCGAGGGCATCAGAGCGGCCGGAGTGGCCAAGGGCATCCCGACGGCGCTACTGTCCCGCGGTCTGGCCGGTCAGATCGGAGCGTGCGTGGTGGTGAACCTTCCCGGGTCCAGGGGCGGTGTGAAGGACGCGATCGACGTATTGCGTCCAGTGCTGCCCCACGCTGTGGAGCAGTCGGTCGGCAGTGACCACTGA
- a CDS encoding FmdB family zinc ribbon protein, whose product MPTYQYACTECGHAFDQFQSFSEASLTECPECSGKLRKVFSAAGVVFKGSGFYRTDSRSGSTTSSSSDSSSSSTSAPAPAAASSSSD is encoded by the coding sequence GTGCCCACCTATCAGTACGCCTGCACCGAGTGCGGCCACGCCTTCGACCAGTTCCAGAGCTTCAGCGAGGCTTCGCTGACCGAGTGCCCCGAGTGCAGCGGCAAGCTGCGCAAGGTCTTCAGTGCCGCCGGGGTCGTCTTCAAGGGCTCCGGCTTCTACCGCACCGACTCCCGCTCGGGCTCGACGACCTCGAGCTCCTCGGACTCGAGCTCTTCGTCGACCTCCGCGCCCGCGCCCGCCGCGGCCTCCAGCTCCTCAGACTGA
- the glp gene encoding gephyrin-like molybdotransferase Glp, whose amino-acid sequence MTPHEYRQRILDDLEPMPAYPQPLMDCLGLAVAEDIHAEVALPSFDNSSMDGYAVRYADVATTSAETPVRLPVLGEIGAGQASLLALPPRAAAKIMTGAPLPTGADTVVPYEWTDRGVATVEIRQAPKEAQHVRYAGEDVTEGDLLVPAGTVLGPRHLGLIASVGRAQVAVRSRPRVVVLSTGTELREPGETLGHDSIYDGNSFLLAGAARRAGAIAYRVGIVPDEPRAFMTALSDQLVRADLVVTSGGVSMGDYDVVKEALAPEGVWFGPVAMQPGKPQGFGRIGDERVPVMCLPGNPVSSFVSFELFVLPALRRLMGMTPEARPVRRAALTHEVRSPKGKEQYRRGWYDASSATVSPIGGPGSHLIGDLAGANCLIVVPPETTSLDKAAEVDVIELDVEF is encoded by the coding sequence GTGACGCCCCACGAATATCGCCAGCGCATTCTCGACGACCTCGAGCCGATGCCGGCCTACCCGCAGCCCCTGATGGACTGCCTCGGACTGGCGGTGGCCGAGGACATCCATGCCGAGGTCGCCCTGCCGAGCTTCGACAACTCCTCGATGGACGGCTACGCGGTCCGGTACGCAGATGTCGCGACGACCTCGGCCGAGACCCCGGTGCGGTTGCCGGTGCTCGGCGAGATCGGCGCCGGACAGGCGTCGCTGCTGGCGCTCCCACCTCGTGCGGCGGCGAAGATCATGACCGGCGCCCCGCTGCCGACGGGTGCCGACACGGTCGTGCCCTACGAGTGGACCGACCGCGGCGTCGCCACGGTCGAGATCCGGCAGGCGCCGAAGGAGGCCCAGCATGTCCGCTACGCGGGCGAGGACGTCACCGAGGGCGACCTGCTCGTTCCCGCGGGAACGGTGCTCGGCCCGCGTCATCTGGGGCTGATCGCCTCCGTCGGCCGCGCCCAGGTGGCGGTGCGTTCTCGGCCTCGCGTCGTCGTACTCTCGACCGGCACCGAGCTGCGCGAGCCCGGCGAGACGCTGGGCCACGATTCGATCTACGACGGCAACTCCTTCCTCCTCGCCGGCGCGGCTCGCCGGGCCGGCGCGATCGCCTACCGCGTCGGGATCGTGCCGGACGAGCCGCGCGCATTCATGACCGCGCTCTCCGACCAGCTCGTCCGCGCCGACCTCGTCGTCACCTCCGGCGGCGTCTCGATGGGCGACTACGACGTGGTCAAGGAGGCGCTGGCCCCGGAGGGTGTCTGGTTCGGCCCGGTCGCCATGCAGCCGGGCAAGCCCCAGGGGTTCGGCCGGATCGGCGACGAGCGCGTGCCCGTCATGTGCCTCCCGGGAAACCCCGTCTCCTCGTTCGTCTCCTTCGAGCTCTTCGTGCTCCCCGCGCTGCGCCGGCTGATGGGCATGACCCCCGAGGCCCGACCCGTACGCCGCGCCGCCCTGACCCACGAGGTGCGCTCCCCGAAGGGCAAGGAGCAGTATCGCCGTGGTTGGTACGACGCCTCCAGCGCCACCGTCTCGCCCATCGGCGGACCGGGATCTCACCTGATCGGTGACCTCGCCGGCGCGAACTGCCTGATCGTCGTCCCGCCGGAGACGACCTCCCTCGACAAGGCCGCCGAGGTCGACGTGATCGAGCTGGACGTGGAGTTCTGA
- a CDS encoding site-specific integrase — MNVRKMTNGRWQARLKQGRVDIGTKMFDTRREAVDWLTRERAALAGGFDRRAGQITVRKALPMWLDERKATVAPKTYTADAALPRLTPPALSALQIGSVTEREVSRALVALRRRGLAEKSVKRYRASLSSFFAWAVRERMVQHNPVTPTRVPKASEVATEMHPFSETELETFVLDAAHLASRDSVSLIRAAERTRDLARLSDILLVAGWTGLRWSELREVRVSDVVFDPMPGIYVRRAAPEGGEAKTTKSGKSRFVPLADRILPTVKDLIAGRTTRDLVFVTATGHRLHASAVKRAVDWELISHGRRIHDLRHTAACLWLAKGVPATTVQAWMGHASIATTNIYLHHLGTVADEAGLARLNGSGGIRGESAE; from the coding sequence GCTGTCGACTGGCTCACCCGCGAGCGTGCCGCGCTCGCGGGTGGGTTCGACCGCCGCGCCGGACAGATCACCGTCCGCAAGGCCTTGCCGATGTGGCTCGATGAGCGCAAGGCGACCGTCGCCCCCAAGACGTACACCGCAGATGCCGCGCTCCCGCGCCTAACACCGCCCGCGCTGTCAGCCCTGCAGATCGGCAGTGTGACCGAACGCGAGGTCTCCCGCGCGCTGGTCGCGCTCCGCCGCCGAGGCCTCGCCGAGAAGTCGGTCAAGCGCTACCGGGCGTCACTGTCTTCGTTCTTCGCATGGGCAGTCCGAGAACGCATGGTCCAGCACAACCCCGTCACACCAACCCGAGTACCCAAAGCAAGTGAGGTAGCCACCGAGATGCACCCCTTCAGCGAGACCGAGCTAGAGACCTTCGTCCTCGATGCCGCCCACCTCGCATCGAGGGACTCCGTCAGTCTGATTCGAGCAGCAGAGCGAACACGCGACCTCGCCCGACTCTCGGACATCCTGCTGGTCGCGGGATGGACCGGGCTCCGCTGGTCGGAGCTGCGTGAGGTTCGAGTGAGCGACGTCGTATTCGACCCCATGCCGGGCATCTACGTTCGACGCGCAGCACCCGAGGGAGGCGAAGCCAAGACAACCAAGTCCGGGAAGTCCCGATTCGTGCCGCTCGCGGACCGCATCCTCCCGACCGTCAAAGACCTGATCGCCGGACGCACCACCCGCGATCTGGTGTTCGTCACCGCCACTGGTCACCGGTTGCACGCGAGCGCCGTCAAGCGGGCCGTCGACTGGGAGCTGATCTCGCACGGCCGCAGAATTCACGATCTGCGCCACACGGCCGCCTGCCTGTGGCTGGCGAAGGGCGTGCCCGCGACCACGGTTCAGGCATGGATGGGGCATGCCTCAATCGCGACGACAAACATCTATCTGCACCACCTCGGGACCGTCGCAGATGAGGCCGGATTGGCCCGCCTGAACGGCTCGGGGGGAATCCGGGGGGAATCCGCCGAATAA
- a CDS encoding GNAT family N-acetyltransferase encodes MTTDPGWPAVLSHGAVTVRPLDRTDAKAWTDARRRSAVWLHQWDATVPPGSTARPTTFASLVRRLRRQAKRGLTYPFAIEVDGVFAGQVTVNNIVRGSAQFASIGYWIDQGFAGRGVMPLAVALVIDHCFTTAKLHRIEICIRPENSNSLRIVEKLGINEIGYAPRFLHIDGAWRDHRIFAITVEECHQGMLARLGLSPE; translated from the coding sequence GTGACCACTGATCCCGGCTGGCCCGCCGTACTCTCCCACGGTGCGGTGACCGTACGTCCTCTCGACCGGACCGACGCCAAGGCGTGGACCGATGCGCGCCGCCGCTCGGCCGTTTGGCTGCACCAGTGGGACGCGACCGTGCCGCCGGGATCTACCGCCCGGCCCACGACCTTCGCGAGCCTCGTACGTCGTCTTCGGCGGCAGGCCAAGCGCGGGCTCACCTACCCGTTCGCGATCGAGGTCGACGGTGTTTTCGCTGGTCAGGTCACGGTCAACAACATCGTGCGCGGCTCGGCGCAGTTCGCCTCGATCGGCTATTGGATCGACCAGGGCTTCGCCGGGCGAGGAGTGATGCCGCTGGCGGTGGCGCTGGTCATCGACCACTGTTTCACCACCGCCAAGCTGCATCGGATCGAGATCTGTATCCGGCCGGAGAACTCCAACTCGCTGCGCATCGTGGAGAAGCTGGGCATCAACGAGATCGGCTATGCGCCTCGCTTTCTGCATATCGACGGCGCCTGGAGAGATCACCGTATCTTCGCGATAACGGTTGAAGAATGTCACCAAGGAATGCTGGCCAGACTGGGTTTGTCACCTGAATGA